From the genome of Nicotiana sylvestris chromosome 1, ASM39365v2, whole genome shotgun sequence:
ggactcggcgAATGCcgtacaccttctccccggtcaacagaattccttatccggactttgttttcgcggaccaatagtaaaagagtcaaaccttcctttgaattgggattcaaataaaaggcgACTTGGAACACCGACAAAAAttaattccaagtggcgactctgtaaataaaataatccctatttcaaaattgtcactttaattggaaaaactctttaacccacaatccataaccCACGTTATCTTTTGGAGaggtaaaaaggggtgtgacaataTTTAGTGTAATAAATATACAAATTTTCCTTAGACCAACGTGGCAACTCTGAATATGGCAGTGTTATTTAGATTTCAAAGACTTTTTTTCTTTCTGCGTTTCTCTTTTAATTGGGGAAAAATATTAGAGGTAAGTCTCCCCTAGGTTTATCTTGCTTCTTTTTAGATGGTATGGTATTTGGAGATGTTTAGATAATAACAATAGATTTGTCAAGAGAATATAAGATTGTTAGTAAGCACAAAATGCGAAAAAATggatggaaaaaaaaagaaaaagatatatACCATTtactaaaagaaaaaatattatttgaaaccACCGATAGATTGTTAATTCTaaggaaagaaaaggagaagattGAAATTATAAAATGAGAAATCATCTTCTTAGATTAACAAAGATTGTTAAAATAGAGTGCAGTATTCCAATATTAATTTTTCATTACAAATCTTGAGATTGAATTAATAATTGGGTAAAATATTTATATTCAATAGTCAATTTTTACTATATTACTCATTACGTAATACATATATAATTCTAACAaaatattaaaattttgataaattatttgACATCACATAGTATAAGTCGAACCATGCTCACTGAGGGTATCATTACtgtattatttttaaatttaagcTACTATTCCCTTTTAAGTTAAAGACTTACTTATTATTAATAGAATACAATTTAAGaacattcaaaaaaaaaaaaactgcaaAAGAAAGATGggtaatagaatcagataatagCATTTTAGAATACTTAGATGAACCGATGTTAGAAAGTTGTGGGAACATATTATGAAAACATATTAAAACGACGTTAGAAATTAAAAGGATACAATTCATCTAATAATTAATTTATAATTTAATGCATGGTAAAAGGCATCAGACATTTCTTAGAGAGTACGAGCAATAGAGTAGAAAAATATGATACACCTAAACTCGATCAGGGGCTGAATGATATATTTCATCAGAATATAGAAAAATAAACTTAAAAAAAAGTTCATAAACGTACATGCGAAAAAATTCAGTGCACAATCCAAACTAAACTCTTATCAAGAGTAAGTTTTCAAGATTATTGTAAAAAGTTGACTCTATCAGAGTAAGCTTGTTCTTTGTCGATGACTTGAAGAAACTAAAAAATATTCCTACATTGTGCTTTACTTGCAAAATCAAGAGGTATGATAGCGTTAGCGATATCAACAAGTAATTTAACAATAGCAGTTTTACGAGGGGTTGTACGACTCACTCAAGATTTGATAAATCTTTTTAATAACTCACAAATATGTAAAAGCAGAGTGATGATACTAAATTGACAAGACAATCAAATTAATAATTTGGGGTGAAGCACCAGTAGTAAAGCATCACATGATCAAAATAGTTGTCATGAGCTTTCTAAATATAAATATACGTTGATGAACCATTCGACCGAAAAACATAATTTTTCAAGGTGATTTTTCAGTAATTACTACCATTAATTTCAAAATTGGAGAATATAGACTCTAAATGCTATCTTGGTAAAATCAAATTTATAGTATTAAATAACGGCTAAAAAAGTATGCGAGCAAGAATAAATTCAACATATAATGAGTTTAGGCCTTCAAATTGATATGAACATACAATTAGAGATGACTTGGTCCTTCTCTAGATCTATTGGTTTCATGCCCGATGGTAATAGTAGTATTGAAAATTGCTTAATAAaagatatatttttattattaaataatagtaTAAGTTATTCAAAATACATGATTGAAAAGTTATTTTAGCTAATAGAAATGAATATGCCAAGCAAATAAACAAGATATAGGTTGTCAATCATTCTACTTGTATATAGTACTTTAAAGATTTAATTTATTGTACtatataaataattaattaaaaatttacGTGCAACGCATGTACATAGAAACTAGTATATTAGAACTAGGGACGTATGTATAAGTCTTGCAGAGGACAGGTGCCGTGCTAATCTTAATACACACTGGGTTAATTGACCAACAGTTTTGTTCTTATATACAtaacaaaatcaaatatttaCCCCTCTTTCTAATATACATAACAAAACCAAATAAGTAACATTTTAAATTAAACTTCATATATCCAGTAGAATGATACCATAATAGGTCAAGAATTTTATTTCAACAAACTTGGTAGGAGGATCAGCCAGCAGCACGGCCATACATGGACAAGACTATTTATAACTTGTTTGGTCAAGTTTTTGGAAGGCTAAAAGTAATTTTTTTcacaaaatataatttttttaagaaaTTGAAGTGTTTGACCAAGACGGAGAAGTGTTTTTGAGAATCAACAGAAGCAGTTTTTCTGCTTTATGGAAGAAGGTACGTATTCTAGATTTTcccaaaatgcagaagcagaaaaataattttttcaagATATTTAAATTCCCCAATTTTTGGCAGTTTGGCCAAATGGGCTCTTAGATGAGTTATAAATGTAAATTGTCAGTAGTAATTGTGCTGGGAGCATTTGCGATCATACATTGACTACAGTTTGGAAACGATATACTGAGAAAGAGGATCTTGCATACCTTTTTCCCTTGGTTCATTGTATTGGATGTCTCAAGGAAAATGAACACTTCCCTTTTTCAACAAAATGAACACTGTTTAGATTGACCAGAAATGGAAGGAAAACAATATAGCAAATTTAAAATGCTAGCCTTATTGTTCAAGGTTAATGAACAACAATATAACACACCGTTTCGAAGATCCCTCTGATATTCTTGTGCCATTGAGTCAACACAAACTGTTTGTCATTCAGTAGAGATTCATAAAGCTGAGCCAGCATGCATGATCGTCAAGCTAGTATAAATCAGGGTTTCCAAAGGTGGATCACAAGCTTATTGTGCGAATGCTAAGGCACCCGGCCATCAAcatgaagaaaaataagaaaaatacaaTAGAATTTTGAATACAAGCGAGAACAGAGGAAAGGAGACCTTTCTGAAGCTGGCAGAAGAGGACCTGATGATACTCTTAAACTCGTTAGCCGGTGTAATCCATTGGTCCATAAGGATCGAACCACTCAGACAAACGACCCTTTTTCCTTTTAGGATTCCATCCCATGTCCTTGCACAGTTGGTCATTGTACCAAATATGCAATGCGCCGATGCATGATCTCCTGTAGTTCTTCAAATATGAATATCTCTTCTTGTATTTATCCCACTCTGCTAtgtcttcttccatgatcttgaTGCTAGGTAGCTTAAATTTTCCATCCAGAAGTTCTGCCAGCCATCGGCATCTTATTTCCGAGGTGTATAGATTTGCTATGCTTTCCGAGAATCCAATTATTGCCAGATGTGGAATTCGAGGATGAATGCATTCCCTGAAAATCATCCGGAATGACATTACTTTCACACAAGATGAGGTTATACACATAGATAACTCTGATGAACGTATGCAAAAGAATTCCCACCACTACACAAAGCTTTTAATACTCACCTATAGAGAGGAACTGCAGAGTCATCTGTGCCTGCAATGAAGTCCTGAAATCTTGGTGATTCAAAAATGTGTTTGAGCTTATCAATTCCCTTGAAGCCAGTAGCGAGTATGACTAAGTCGGATTTTATTGGTTCAGCCTGACCCTCAAGAACGATACCTTCTTTCGAGAATCCAAAGCTCTTCGCTTTCTTCAGCTTGATACTTCCTTCCCCAACTCTATCGTAGAATTCTTCAGGCACTAAAGAAATTAAACATGAACTCAATTCGTTTAAGAAACTATGCTCTGGCACTATTCCATGTTTTGCAAGCCCGAGTTTGTGTTGTATATGACTTTCTACAAATTTTGAGAAGGCCCACCTCTGTAAAAATATGAGTGATTTCTATTAGTACTGCATGTTAGTTTTGTGAGAGGAAGAATAGAAATCACATTCTTGTAACTTCGAGCATATGGGTAGTAACTTTAAGATGACTTCTAGTAACTTTGGGATGGATTCTGATATTTTGAGAAGGAATAGTAGTTAACTTTGTCGACGGTTGCTGCTCCGTTGTTGCTTCAGCAGCAATAATACttatttttcttgtttcttcACTTAACTTGCACACTTGCATGTATCTGTGTTACGTAACAGTCATGTATTTTGATTCTTATGCTAAACTCCACTTGTTTACTTATTTTATCCTTTTGGGTTCCAAAGTGGTGTCATGTAAAGagtttttctttgcttttttgcatttttttataACAGTTGGTGGAATAACTTTTCATTTCCAAATTCAACATCTTTCCAATTTACAAAACTACTCAGATTCTCAGTCTTTGGTTATTGAAATTCAGGTATATAACTTATATGTAGCTTAGTTTCTCTACAATGGTTAAGTTTTGAGCGACATGTACAGTCCACAGCCAGAAATGAACATTAGTCAATCTCAAAGTATTTGGCTTTGTTTGCAGATGCATTTGTTAGTTTCAATGAGAATGTATGACTAATTGTTGCTGCACATAGTTGATTTTTTTTATAAGTTTAATTAGTCAGGAAGAAAACAATTACCAAAGGTGAAAGAGTTGTCGCCAGGAGACTTAGAAGAAGGCCTTCGCCTGGTTTATGCACCATAAGTTCGGAGAATCGACTTAGGTAGAGATATGCCAAAGGGAATCCCCATGGAAAATAATCGGGAATGTTCCAATGCGGCGTCCTAGTTAATACTGTGCATGGACGTTCAATCCCTGCAAAATTAGTGCAAACAGAATCAAGCTGATGTTTATAAACAAACAATAAAGAGGTCCAGGGAATGAAGGTATATGGAAGATCAGTAGCAGTACTTACCATTAACTGTGGAGCACTCCATGGCAATGTCCATTCCTGATTTCTGGGACCCAATGACAGCTACATTTTTTCCTTTGACAAAGTTGGTTGCAGTTGTTGAGTCCATTTTGGAATAGTCCATTGAATGGATTACTTCACCTTGAAAAGCTTGGGGGCCTTTGTTTGGAGGGAATTGAGGGATATTTGGAACTTGGCTGAATCTTCCCACGCAAACTACTACAAAATCCACTTGGTATACCTGCAGCCATGAGAGATATGCCAGCTTATCCTCCATTTGATTGTAAAAATCAACTTTATGCAGATAGATATCAAGCAGGAGTCGACTCAGATAATACTAATACATACtgaattgaacttgtaaaaaTAATTTGTAGAAGTTTTTGAAATGGCACTCTGCCGTTTATGCAGCTCTCATTGGGTTACAAACAATCATTATACACACTGCATTAGATTAGCTATTCTAGTAATTACTGGGGAATTATATTAGAACAGTGTTAGTAATTTAATACTAGCTTGTCAGCTCCACTACTCTTACTAATTAAGTATTGGCCTGGTGATCAATATATAGGACAAGCTCGGTTAGATACAATGCGTTAATGTATTCCAGTACTAGCTAGTATATGCTAGAGAATGCCAAGTTGCGTTGCTCTAGTTGTTGTTATGTAAATACTACTAATTGACCCAAAAAGTATGATGCCAAACAACCTAAACAGAATAAGTATATTTCAGAATCTTAGACGATACTACTCAAATGTCATCATCGGACCGGACGTTGACACCGACATGAATCTCGAATGTCTGAGAACATTTTAAAATAGGAGATAAAGAAAGTAGCATAGTAATGGATTTGCTATAAGGGGGTGGTTAGTTAACTAATTACCTGCGGGGAGGGGGTTCGAGTGTCCTGTACAGTTACGTTCCATTTCCCCTTAGAGCTAAAAGGCTCGCCTGTGCCGCCCCACAAATTCCATTCTCCATCAGAGCCGCCACCAGATTCATAACTGAGGCTCAACACTTTGCTATTGAACTGAATGTGACGGAGCAAATTAAAGTGATGAGCATATGATTCAATGTACTCCAGCACAGTTTGTTGGTCGGGAAACACATCGGTTACAGAATCAGGCCATGGAAAATCAGAGAACTGGTAAACAGGTCTTGGTGTCTGCAGCTTGGTACTCCCAATAGTCTTAGTCCACACACCTCCAATGCTACCCTCGGACTCAAACACAATGGGATCGAAACCTTTTGAAAGGCTGTATTTGCAGGCCAATAGGCCGCTTATACCAGCTCCGACTATTGCTATCACCTGCTTCTTTCTGCTCTCTCTTTGATTAGTTGCCATTGTTATGGCGATAGGATGAATAACTTGATTTCTGGACAAACTTTGATAGTCCTATAAGTATTAATTTATTGGTAGTTGATCTACCTTTCCTCTTGTATGATTTAAAATTCTTAATTACCCCAGCACtatagcatttaattaatatctaAACCATAAAAATATCTGAGTTATACAATACACTGCACGACAAGAAGTATTATATTCCTAGTGAGCATaagtaatattattaataaattgCTGGCGCCAAACATGGTAATGTCGCTTTCCAAGGTCCCAGTATTACCAGATTTTGATGCTAATCAGGATTAGGTACTTAAACAGATTGCATTACTTAATAAGGGCAATGTTATTCAATTGTATGGCCCATGTCCTCCTAGGACATATCATTGTCAAGACAAATGTAGCTATCAGTATTATATAACCGTTTTACAAACGTTTCTAACTTTGATGCCAATATAAAGATATTGACACTGATATTTTCAACAAAAAATCAATCACGTGGAGACGAAGAGATGTAAAAAAATCAGGGAGGGACTTGGGAAAAGCCACTGATAGAGGATTGCGTGCACATCTGGTTCTAGTGCACATCTGGCATGCTTCCTAGTACTTTAACAAATGGTTTCGTCTGTCCAAATTGTTGCCTATATTTTCCCTGTATGCTGGAATATTTAGCAGCTGCTTATATTTTGAATATCAAATGTTTGATAAAAGTTGAGTAGGTATGGCATTGTTAGGCCATGTTCAAAAATGCCGAGGTTGCTAATGCTTGTTCAAAATAGTTGTCTCTATTGTTTTACTATTATCATAGCAATTTTTTATCACGTTGTTATTTCCCCTGCCTGCAACATATAGGAAGTGTCAAGAtattgagtgattttattttgtgtctcacacAACTTACACTAGTTGTGTGAGACCTCTTTTTATCTCACATATTTGTGGACCCATATCTTACACATCTGGGTCCACAAAATTTTGGGACCACACAgttgtgagacaaaaaagttgtgtgagacacaaaataaaattttcccaaGACATTGGTTGCGTCCATGTTCCTAGTATTAGTTAGGAGATTATCATCGTAGACGGGCCATAAAAAGGAGGAAAAGTATAACCATGCTCATGCACAACTCAGAAATGTTATTGAACGTGCTTATGGAGTTTTAAAAGCAAGATTTCCAATATTGGACAAGATGGCTCTATATCCTATTGATGTCCAAAGagatgttgttattacatgtTTTGTTGTCCATAATTTTATCAGAAAAGAGCGTCTAAATGATGACTTGTTTAATCAATATGATTTACCTCAAGTAATATTTGAGGAAGAAGGAGAACATGAACAAGTATTAGATGAAACAAATGGACCTAGCTGGACAACTGAAGATTCACAGTTTATGAACAATATGCGTGAAGCACTTGCACTTCAGCTAATGCAAAGAAGAGGAAATAATTGATAGTTTCATATTTTTGTTATTAGAATTATGTTTTTAATGTTTGAACACTAGAATTTTGACATAATGTTTAATTACTATTGTTCGAATTGTGTATACACAAACACAcaaacacacatacacacacacacacacacacacacacacacatatatatatatatatatatatatatatatatatatatatatatagagagagagagagagatagcaTATTAATTATTCAgttgtgtattcagattcagatgtctTGATCTTAATGCATATCTtcatattcagatgtgtattcagattcagacgtcttaCTCTTAataaaaacaaatgaggccttatACAGACTctttaagaaaaattaattaggaCGAGATTTCGACTATTTtatctttatttatattttaatatttaatttttttattaatatttgaaCAAAGTTATCATAATTGAGGTGTTTGTAGTCTTCAAAGATAATTactactaaaaataaaaaataaaaaagataatctattttgtcttgaacttttaaagtgacaaataatttgagataactaTTTTTAGTAACCTGTTAATATGAGACGGCATGAGTAcattatattgtgattattaatGTCGTATTTTAATTTAAGTGTCTTAGTTTGACCAGCACAAAATTTAAGGGAGACCTTAAAATCTTGTGATTTTAAACTAAAGTAACATGTAATGTACAAAAAAATCTTTTGAACTTTGTGGCATTAAACGGTCATATAGATAGTTAGATTTAAAAAGTTACTAAATTAAGAAGGCCAAATATATAAAGATACCATTAAACTTGTTTAAAAAATAGGTTTGAACACCTAAACTAAACGAGTGTTCTTTTACCCTTTTAAATATATTTGGAATGAATTATTTCACCACCTAAAACACGAATACCAGTCTCACAATATgacaaataaataattttaatgaCATTTTGGGCATCCAAGCGCAAGCTTTGAACCAAACTGAAGACTATTTGTTTCCATTTTTCTAGTTCtgactgtatgggtccaaatttgatcGATCACGACCTACAACGAGTATGACAAATGACCAGGTATCTTCGAGTCGACGTCCCGAGAGAGACTACCTTAGGGCAAAAGAAGAAATTATACGACCCCTGCAGTAGAGTAAgcccattaggggacattaagaatattccgtcgaatattccttgtattttgtttcttacaaaagaaaagagtttctCTCTAGTATATGAGGGGGACAAAAACCATGTAATAAGGCATCGATACTCTGGGAAGCTTACCATTCTTGAATGAAAAGAAACTAACAACCATCTTCTCTTTATCTATTATTATtcattctagagattattatcttcagctaggatttaccccttcatcttagattgatttgttcaaaaggttttaacatcttttgagccaaataatttggcgccgtctctggggatttctatagctgaaatCGTAGTTTTCATCTAGATCCTTGAAAGAAACGGTCATCTCTCGTCAGCTCCATAAAAATTGACGATGGCGGAAAGGGAGAAGCAAGGTTAAAGGCAATAGAGGGTGTCATAAATAACTTTCTGAATTCCCTCAACGAGGCCAGTGGAGAACACACTGAAAATGCGACACCAAGTGTTATACCTGAGGGTGAGATCTCACCTCCTCCGCACGGAGATCTAATGATCTTACGCGAGAGAGGAACCTCAACATCCTCAGCAGGAGAAGCGCCACCAGCTGTCAAAAGGCTACTAGAAGAATGGTTAACGAGTGCCTTGAGCAACATGCTCGAGAAACCCATTCAGGGAGGCGTCGAAGACGCGCTACCCACAGAAATCGCAACCGCTGCCGATGAGCCAAGTGCTACATGAACAGGTAATACCCACACTGTTACTGATGCAGGTGACGATGCCCTTATGtacatcttaaagaaaatggaagagatggagGATGAGAATAAAACACTCTGCGACTAGATGAAGGAACATCAGGAAAGGGTCGACAAAATACCAGGCGCTCCGAAGCTGTTACCAAAACGTGACGAAGGCCGGTTCGTTGAATAGCCATATAGCGAAGGGGAAACTCCCCATTCTATTAAAAGACCTTCAAAATGTCgccatatttaaaaatatatgatggtactacagacccagaAGATCACCTAATCCACTACGTTACCGCAGTAAAGGGTAACAATTTATAAAAGGAACATGTGCTATCTGTGCTGCTGAAAATGTTCGGCGAAACTCTGACAGGAGGAGCGCTGATATGGTACTCTCAGCTACCAGTACGATCGATATCCACATTCAAAGAAATTGCAGATAAGTTCGCAACCGCGCACGCGGGAGCGAAAAAGGCAGAAGCTAGGTCAATGATATCTTCGTCGTCAGGCAAACGATGAGCGAGGGACTTCGGGATTTCCTAGCCCGATTCAACAGAGTAAGGATGAGCCTACCAAACGCGTTTGAAGGGATGGTAGTAGCAGCCTTTCAAAATGGGCTAAACAAAAACGGGTCGAAAGCAATCAAAACGTTACTCAGCAGACTCATGAAGTACCTTCCTACCACATGGGAAGAAATCTATAATGCCTATTGCGCCGAAGTGAGGGTAGACGAGGATGAACTGAATGGCCCGCTTCAGTAATTGACATCATTCCAGATTGAAACCAGGAGAGATCGCTGCCATGATGGGCGAAGGGAGCAACTACCACGCTTCAATCGAGAAAGACACCAGCCCTATATCCGAGCATCCTATCCTCCACCTCCACGACATGCAGATATCGCGCCTCGACATACCACACCCTCccgaaacgaaagaggtatgcctccactactatctgctcataacttttgTATTTCCCCTTCAAAAATAGTGTATGCACTGGAGAAGTTCGGCACTAAGGTGtagtggccgcaaaagatgaaatCGTACCCGAGCACAAAGAGGTCAAACATCCCATGTGAATTCCACCAAGAAAGAGGACATAAGACCGAAGATTGCATAGGTCTGCGACATGAAGTAGTTAGGATGTTAAACCAGAGGTACCTGAAAGAACTGCTAAGCGATAAAGGACGGGCCAACTTCGCTCGAGAGCGCGACCCACCTTAAGGACCTCCAAAGCCACCATCACCAgctcgtaccatacaaatgatcattggcaGCGGTGACAACACGacaatcaaccatgtgaagttcaccaccatGCATAAACCCAAATGGACAGTCGCACACGAACGTTATGACAACCTCAAaaatagtatcatcttcgataagtcagatatcgacggtttgtctttccctcactatgatgctttggttataactttacatATCATTGATATCGATGTAAAAATAATCATGGTGGATGACGGAAGTGGCGCGTGTATTGTTCACCCGCAAGTTCTCATGCAAATGAGGCTCGAGAATAAAATAATATCGTGTTAcataacactaacgggttttaataatgcagtagaGCGAACATCTGGAGAAATAGTGCTACCCGTCCTAGCAGGAGGGGTTACTCTGGAGACGACATTCCACGTCGTGAATTAGAAAACAgcctacaacgccatcatagggtgaccatggatacacgccatgtgAGTCGTCCTGTCCAGTTTttatcaagtaatcaaatttcccaccccatgGGGGATATTTAGCATCctcaagaatgcaggggccacgtaCTAGAGgttagtcaccaaaatgttcaaagaacagCTCGGTAAGACCATGGAGGTTTACATTGACGACATGATAGTAATGTCGACAAAGAAAGAGGATCACGTTGgccatctgaaggaagccttcaAGATATTAAGGCAATACGGGATGAAGTTGAATCCCGAAAAGTGCGCCTTCGGTGTAACTTCAGGAAAATTCCTTGGTTTCCTCGTGTCACAAAGGGGAATCAAAGTCAACCCGGATCAAATCAGGGCCATCGACGAAATACCAGAGATACTGACCAGCAAAAAGCAGGTGCAAAAGCTAACAGGGCGAATAGCCGCCCTATTAAGGTTCATTTCACGATCCTCGGAtagatgccacaaattcttcaatgtgctgAGAAAAGACCACGGTCTGCAATGGAACGAAGAAT
Proteins encoded in this window:
- the LOC104243446 gene encoding probable flavin-containing monooxygenase 1 → MATNQRESRKKQVIAIVGAGISGLLACKYSLSKGFDPIVFESEGSIGGVWTKTIGSTKLQTPRPVYQFSDFPWPDSVTDVFPDQQTVLEYIESYAHHFNLLRHIQFNSKVLSLSYESGGGSDGEWNLWGGTGEPFSSKGKWNVTVQDTRTPSPQVYQVDFVVVCVGRFSQVPNIPQFPPNKGPQAFQGEVIHSMDYSKMDSTTATNFVKGKNVAVIGSQKSGMDIAMECSTVNGIERPCTVLTRTPHWNIPDYFPWGFPLAYLYLSRFSELMVHKPGEGLLLSLLATTLSPLRWAFSKFVESHIQHKLGLAKHGIVPEHSFLNELSSCLISLVPEEFYDRVGEGSIKLKKAKSFGFSKEGIVLEGQAEPIKSDLVILATGFKGIDKLKHIFESPRFQDFIAGTDDSAVPLYRECIHPRIPHLAIIGFSESIANLYTSEIRCRWLAELLDGKFKLPSIKIMEEDIAEWDKYKKRYSYLKNYRRSCIGALHIWYNDQLCKDMGWNPKRKKGRLSEWFDPYGPMDYTG